The sequence TTTGTCCATAATGCTAACGGCACAGAAAGTGCCTTGGCAATGGGGCGGGGGTACTTGGCGAACAGGGCTTGCCTGCGGGCGATTCCCTTGCGGACAGATTCCGGTCGCCAGGCGCTACTGAAATGATGAATGCTGTAGGTGGCATCGGTGGTGCGGATCATTCCGTCGGTAAAGCTCTTTGGCGAAAAAACATCTTCGCCCATGATGGTCAGGTCGAACTTCTTGAATGCTTCTTGAAGAATGTTCGGAAGCACCATCTGGTCTACTTCATCTTCGTCGTAGCTGAAATTCTGTTCCTTGTAATAATCAAGAAGCGCTTGCAAGGGGGCAAAGCCAGCTTCGCATCCCATCGTTGCCGCTTCAATTCGCTGGGAACCGTTTTCGTAGCCGAAAAAGTATGTCCCTTGGAGAAGTTCGTCGAAGGGCTTCAAAACTTCCACATCGGTGTCGAGATAAATGCCGCCTTCCGTGTACAGTGCGTAAAGCCTTACGGCATCGGCTGCAAAAGCCCAACGTTTTTCTGCAAGTGCTTCTTTGACCCAGAGTAGGTTTGTAGAGAGGGCTTTTTCGGCGTCCCACTTGACCCATTCAAAGTCGGGCAAGAACTTATGCCAACTTTCAATGCAGCGCTGGATGCTTTCGGGGAAGGGCTCGCCAGAAAACCAACAGTAGTGAAGTTTTTTAGGAATCATCCGAACCTCCGGAGTGCTAATCCGAAGAGAGCTTTCCCGCCAAAGGAAATCAGGGCGGCCGCCTTGTTGCGAGTGCGGCTGTTGGCGTTGAAAAGCGTTTCTTGACGGAATTCCTTGATATGTTTCCAGGCCCGCTCCCTAAAATCCTTGAATTCGTTGGTGTCGGGCGTTCGCATTAGAATGCTGCAACTGGCGCTAAAAAGATTACTGTGGGCGGCCCGCTGGAGTTCTGCATCTTTGCCTTTTACAAGTGTGCAGATTCTTTCGGCGATGTTCAGCAGTTCAGCTTTTTGTCGGTTGTATGCAGTTGCAAGAATACTGGTGCCGTGTCGGCGGTTCAAGTAAAGCGGCTCGGGAACGAATGCGATTTTTTTTGCCTCCAAGAGCACTTGCGGGATGCAGTCCATGTCTTCAAAATAGATTCCCGGCGTAAACTTGCGACTTTGCCAAATTTGGGAGTCGTAGAGTTTGCTCCAGGCGGAGTAATCGGGGCCGTTCTTTTGGTAGAGTGCTCGTTCCAACGCTTTTTCGGAGGAAAGCGCTATAGCCTTCGTCGTTGAAGTTTCGCTGTTGCCGATATCGGATTCTTTCCAGAAAAGGCGCTTGTCGCTACAGGCGATGCTTGCGTTGTTTTGTTTTGCCGCGTCTAAAAGTTTTTGCAGAAAAGTGGGGACCAGCATATCGTCGCTGTCCACGAAGGTTATCCAATTTCCGCGAGCGGCTTTAATTCCTGTGTTGCGCGCTTCGGAAAGCCCTTTGTTTTCTTGATGGAAAATGACGAAACGATTGTCTTTGGTTGCAATTTGTTCAACGATGGCTGCACTCCTGTCTGTGGAACCATCATTTACGATAACGATTTCAAAGTCTGTAAAAGTCTGCGCTAACACACTATTCAAGCAATCCTCAAGGAATTGCTCCATGTTGTAGACTGGTATGATGACGCTGACTTCTGGCACTATTTTTACTGGTTTAAATTCTGGACGACTTCGCCCCAACCCATTTGCACAATGGCGCCGGCGCGAACCAGGTTGCCTTGCGCTTCTTCGTATTCTTTTAGGATTTGGCTCCATTCCGACACGTCGCGGCGGAACTTGACATCTTTGTGAATGCGTTTCAGGAGCATGTCCTGTTTCCACTGGGCGGCGGCAGAAAGCTTTTGACAAGAAACATCGAGTGCGTCCAGGTAAGCGGGAACGGCGTCAAGGAAAGTCTTTTCGAAGGGCTTTGCCTTGGACTTTGCCTGTAAGACCAGGTTTTTCTGGTTGATGGCGTTCTTGCGAATTTCGCTCATCAGGCGCACGATACGCTCAAAATCCACCTGAGGCCAAAAAAGGCTGAACGGCCACATCTTTTTCCAGTGGAATTTGAACATGGATTCATGCGCGGTGTTTTTGGCGCGTATCAACTCTTTCAGGTTTTCAAAAATGACCTGGGACGGGAGCTTTTCTTTGTTTTCTTGATCGCTCATGGGCAGCAATATACTAAAAAAGGGGATGTTTTCTGTAAAAAAGCCTTAAATTTCCGAAAGTTTGCTTGTTTTTTTTTATTTTGGAAGTAAATTCTATATGCAAAAAACTTGCAAAAGGATACTTATGGACAAAAAGAAATTCAAAATTTTGATGATTGTCGATATTGTGCTCATTATCGGCTTGTTTGCCTTGATGATGGTTCTAAAGGGCCAGTACAATGATCAGGCCCAGAAGTCGGTCAAGGAACAGGTGGATGCCTACCTTGAACTGTCTAACGGTGCCGTTCAGGACCAGTGGAAGTCTGTGGACCAGTATGGCATGGCATGGCGTCTGGTTTATGCAACTGTTACCACTGCAAAGACTGAAGCTGCTTTTGATGCTGCAGTCAAGGCAATCGAAGAAGACAAGGATGCTCGCTTCAAGCAGCTTTCTTATATGTACGAAGCTGCAGGCATTCCGCCCCAGGCTCAGAATTCCATTTATGAAAAGGCTGGCCTCGCCGACAAGTTCTTGTTGAAGAACGAAGGTGGCGTTAAGGAAGTCGCATGCGGCAAGAACTGCGTGATTTCCTTTACCTTTGCTAAGGGTAAGCTCAAAAAGGCTGACTACAAGGCCCTTACCGAATACAACATGGCTGAAAACTTTAAGCTCGAAGCCCCTGCGGCCTACCACTTTGAATAAGGAGCTGTACCAATGAACGTAAAGAATATTTCGATTGCACTCACCGTTCTGGTTATCGCTCTCCTTGCAACGCTTTTGATGCAGAAGGGTAGTTACGTTTCTCAGGCTACGGAACACTACACCAAGACCACCACCAACTCTTACAAGGGTGCCTCCAAGATCATCGAATACGTGAACAACTCTATCGATGTGAACAAGGGCGTGTGGTCCTTGGCTTGCGAAGCTGTGCAGACTGTAAAGACTTCTCAGGATCAGGCTCGTCTTGAATCCAAGTACTTCCCGTCTACCAAGGGCTCCATGAGCATTGCGAACATGACTCGCCGCTTTGAAGCTACGGGTGCCTACTACATCGTTTCCAAGTTCTCCAAGGTTGAAGTCGACAAGAAGACCGAAGTCAAGTCTCTTGCTGGCCTCGTCTCTGTGAACGTGAACGCTCTCGTCGGTAATCCGGGCGAAGAAATTGAGGAAGCTGAGGAAGGCGAAGAA is a genomic window of Fibrobacter sp. UWT2 containing:
- a CDS encoding glycosyltransferase, which encodes MEPNPKRIRRSARQPGSRRRHCANGLGRSRPEFKPVKIVPEVSVIIPVYNMEQFLEDCLNSVLAQTFTDFEIVIVNDGSTDRSAAIVEQIATKDNRFVIFHQENKGLSEARNTGIKAARGNWITFVDSDDMLVPTFLQKLLDAAKQNNASIACSDKRLFWKESDIGNSETSTTKAIALSSEKALERALYQKNGPDYSAWSKLYDSQIWQSRKFTPGIYFEDMDCIPQVLLEAKKIAFVPEPLYLNRRHGTSILATAYNRQKAELLNIAERICTLVKGKDAELQRAAHSNLFSASCSILMRTPDTNEFKDFRERAWKHIKEFRQETLFNANSRTRNKAAALISFGGKALFGLALRRFG
- a CDS encoding glycosyltransferase family 32 protein; translated protein: MIPKKLHYCWFSGEPFPESIQRCIESWHKFLPDFEWVKWDAEKALSTNLLWVKEALAEKRWAFAADAVRLYALYTEGGIYLDTDVEVLKPFDELLQGTYFFGYENGSQRIEAATMGCEAGFAPLQALLDYYKEQNFSYDEDEVDQMVLPNILQEAFKKFDLTIMGEDVFSPKSFTDGMIRTTDATYSIHHFSSAWRPESVRKGIARRQALFAKYPRPIAKALSVPLALWTNLQTLGFAGCVNKIIRKFTA